The genomic segment tgtgtgtgtgtgtgtttgtgtgtgtgtgtacagcctGTTGTCACAGTTGCATTTCAGAGCTGTTGGTGTGTTTCAGCGTTTAACATAATAATACCACAGTATTGACCTTGATTAATCGATATTTGATTTGAATTATTCCATTTCCAATGTTTATCTGACATTTCTATTTAATACTGTACTTTAGTGTTGTCTGGCTGATGTGAGGAGTGTTGAAATGCAATGTAATAAAATACTTAAGTACTGTAGTTATTCAGTTTCTACAGCTGAATGAATTCCACTTACTTtcaatttttctcttttattataaatgtaataatattctctgtctctctctctctctgtctctctctctgtctctctctctctctctctctcacacacacacacacacacacacacacacacacacacacacacacacacacacacacacacacacacacacacacacacactgctacagCGTGTCATAAAGGGTCATGTTCAAGTCTTCCTCATCGTGCGATCAAACAAAACCTGTGCTCTCCTCCAGAAGTGAAAGCAAGTAGTGAAGGATGAGAGGTTGAACAGGTTGTGATCAATACACATACCTGAAGATTAAACCAAACATGTTTGCCGGATATtgtttgagttaaaaaaaaaatccatgtgatattatttattaattttaatgacaGAGATGAAATGATGTCGTTGTTTTTAGTATCATAGAGACGGTAAACGTTGATAACATGATAATAAAAACTAAAGGTATGATCACAGAGCACATAGTTAAACGAAAGCTAACAGTTCTCTCAAAGCGATATATGAAATACAAGTGTGACCaagcctgtgtgtgtatttccacATATTGTATGTCAAAATGTGGTTGTGTATAAGTGGAACATCGGCATCACCTCTCATGCATCCGTTAGGACCCACCAGGAGTGGATCTCAGATCTGCAGGAACCCTCATGTGTACGCAGATGGAGGTGGAACTCATTTTTATCAAGACACTGGATAGTTTAATATTTTGTATCGTGTTAAAGACACGTGGGTTAAGAATCATCAGAATGTTATTCAAAACATTAATTACAATTTTTACAACTAGTATAAAAGGAAAAATCTCTGTAAATGCTCAAACCTGTCCCTGTAGGCTAAAACTTAATCTTGTGGTAACATCATAAAAGCAACATTCAGCTCTTTCAGCTGCTGGCGTCCCCCAAGGTGCACTTTACATTTATCTGTCGACTGTTTCATCCAACATTTATTTCTAGCGTCCAAAGAGCTTTGCAGCCTCAGGAGACTATTAGAGTACTTATAATATTTAAGCGTTGTTAAGACAAGCCTGTTTTGTACAGATCAAACTCATGACGGGTTCTCGGGATGGTGGTGGTATTCGTTTGTTTCAGTCACATTTCCAAAGAGGCATTTCCTCTTTACTGTTGAGGAGGAATGAAACAGTactctgtctttctttgtgttAGACACAACACGAGGATCGGCCACAAGCATGTGTTTCTGGTCACATTCCACTATGACTGCTGTGAGAGTGTGTCTACTTTTGGTAAGTACAGGCCTGCAAATCTTGCCCTTATGATAATGGTGTAGGAAGTAGGACTAAACTTGGAGGCGATGAGATTAATGAGATTCGGGAAGGGTCTCCTCTGAGGGTTTCTTCGGGTGGTCTTTCTGGAATCTTcggaaaaaaactttttctttccaaACCGAGATAAAtttgtacagtgtgtgtataatttgaaattataagATGATTGGCTGCTGTTAAAGCTTTCACGAGACATTAATGaccttatttttattattaacctgTACTCATATGATGTGAGTCAGACAAAATTGCTTATCGTAATTATTTATGTGTCTGTTAATCGTCAGCTATAACGTAATGATTGTGACAACCTGGTTTATTATTAATACTTATTTGCAGCTCACCTCCGTCTATCCACTAGTTTGTGAAGCAGGAGAAGAAATTCAATAGTTTCAGCCACAAGAAATGATTTTTTCTACTGAACTTCATCTATCGAAGgaatggatttaaaaaacaaaggatTTCATGACATGCTCATCTTTTTCTGCATGGTTGTAAATTTAGACCATCGACCAACAGCAAATGGACGACTGCTTgataataagaaataaatcaatGGCAGGCTTTCAACTActttgcacttttatttgaatgttaaaaCTGTTAAACAGTAAATTGTAGGTAATGATGAGCTGATGGTATAAATGTCTTTTTACTGAATTGTGGGAGCTCACTGCTCTATTAGCCCACGTCACAGCACAAAtagaatgtactgtatgtcacttTAAAAACTCCATATTGATTTTTGATGAATCCAAACAAGTCcttcaaatgaaatgatgaaCCGTTTCATTTGTAGCTGTCGACGAGCCATCGATCAATCCAGAGTAGGACCTCTGCTGGTCTCCCTTTTAAATAACATCAAGCGACATCAGCagataatttcttttttgtgagtTTTATCGATTTATTTACTTACCATCTTTAATGTTTACATGGACTTTGTTGTCTGAGCGAGTTGCTAGGCAAGAAGAATCATAATGGCTAAGACAGACATCTTGCAACTGCTGGATGTGCCCTTTCAGCTTTAGCATCCCATGGCTATGTAGCACtcgataatgatgatgatgatatgtaTTAAAGATCACCGTATCACCAGGTTATTACACTAACCCATAAATCATTCATAATTACCCAGAATGTCAGCGTTAATCAGGCTATTCAGGAGGTTCACAACAACACTGTAGTCTGAGCATCACTTCTGACTGACcttaacacacaaaaaacattttgtggcCTGACGTTGGTATTAgtaagatgacatcatcaggagcaATGGTTATGGTTTCACCAGGTTCAGGCACGGTGGTATGTAATGTCAATAACTGTGATGTGACAAAGCAGTATTTTGGAAATCACCCAAAATATTTGGATCGAGCTTCAAATGAATGACAGAATACCAGGCACATTGTGGGAGCAAACAATTTTGGGCAGGTTTATCGTATCAGGAAGAAGTTGGAGAAATCGGAAGGAGCTcacacagacactgggagaacatgctAACTGCATACAGGTCAGGATTCCAACCTAGGGGTGACATTGTTAACTGAGACTCTACCGTCCTCTACGCCTTCTAAGAAGAAGGGGGCCAAAAACTCATCTCAGGACAAATTGTTGGTATTTATCTACACATACTCTGAAAGGGCACTGCAGAAATTAAATTGTACCTCATgttcttattacttttatttgagtAAAATTAGTTTGTTTTAATCTAGGATCAGGGGCAGGATTGAAAAAACACGTAccaatcagaataaaaatgaaaatatagcaGATTAACAGGGAACATTTATATGAGattaaaggaaaataagaagaatCAGCTAAACGAACAGGAtggttaatatatatattacagaTAATACATTTTTAGTAAATGGcaaagataacaaaaaaaaagacttttgatTTGTACTTTGTACTTTTTATTGTCTTTAGAAAAGGTCTCTGTCTTGACAAACTCACTCTAGTCGTCTAAAGACAGATCTGACGTTCCCTTCCTCTCTagcatgtttttctgttgttgggAAAATCATTTATAAGAACACCTGATTCCCGAGTGACAGCTGAGGATCCCAGACATTCCTGATAGAAAATTCCTCATTGAACCTTGGCTTCAGTTCCATAATACACACAGATCGATGCTTGAATGGTGCCTGTGAGATAAACTGAGCTGCACTTCAATGGGAGATATTTTGGGTTTTAATGGCTTCTGTGTGCCACTTGTTGTTGGAACAGGTGTGCTGGTGGTCGGAGAGGTCAGGCGAAAGGACAGCTGAGTGGTTGGTTGGTCtttatgtctgtgtctgtctatctatctatctatctatctatctatctatctatctatctatctatctatctatctatctatctatctatctatctatctatctatctatctatctatctatctatctatctatctatctataaataTGAAACATTACAGACTTTTAAATAGTAAAAAGTCAATTCAGCTTGAAAGTATTTTCGACAATTAATAACAATGTACACATTGTACAAACAGAGCTCTCCGTCATGTTTAAATTATGTGTGACCTCTAACCTCTAATGATAACAGCACAAAACCGTGAGGGAACATTTCAACCTTTACGCCTCGAATTCAGGAGGCCGTTGAGGAGTTGTGGTATTTTGAAGTGTTGCATTCCATTCACTAGTCGGTTTAATATGTTTGCTCATTCAATTAGCAGTAAATGGCAGTTGTGACATTCTTAACTGTGGCCTCAATACAAGAAAAAGGTCTGCTGTCCATACAGGAAATAGAATGATTGACACACGTTAACTACATTTAGGATAAGCATGTAGATCTTTCACTTCACGCTGAGTGTGTGTCACAATGAAAGCAGAAGTCATCTGACAGATGTGGTTAAAAGTGACTCTTAACTTCTTGAGAGCTAAGTACAATCAGCTTTGTGGAAGTCGTTCATGTCATATTCACACTGTGCAGAAACAGAAGCCATTGCTCCACAATGTTGATTTACAAAGCCAAAGTACAGTATCTGCCAAAATGCTAAGATACCCCTCCCCACCATAATTGTAAGCATCATAAAATAAAGAGCAATCCTAATATATCTGTAAAATGCACCAAACTGTGAGATTAAAGACATAATATGACAATATGCCAGAAAATTTGACAAACGTTTCAAATATTGctcaaatatttactgaatAAATCAGTATTGAAACCTTGCAGTCATCTGCTCACACTTCTCCTGGTTTCCACTGCAACTTCTAAGATACCTGTGAAATTCTTCCTAAGAGCATCCTCGTTATTTCATGCCGAAATCTGATATCTGCCACATTTTAACAATAATGTGAACAGCCAAACTAAAAGAAGTGGATCAGTACTGAGCACTCAGGCATGCAGTGTGGGCACAGCTGCACTGGGGCCACTTTACACTTTGCAGCTTGGATGTAATCTTAATGCACATGTGATTAAAAGCTTACATAAAATAGTGATGGATAGACTGCTGATTCTAGAGTTAACGGCGAACTTCAATGCGTTGTGTATGATGCAAAATTCATTTGGTTAAAATTAACAGAAGCTGGAACAGAGataatacaacaacaacaacaacaacaaaaaaaaacagaaataaagaaatatgctGAGGGCAGCTTTGCCAGGATGCACAACAGGAATGCAAGttaatttaagaaaaatgtGATGGATCATTAGACTGTTTTCGGCTACTGGTGTAACCATGCTGTACATATTTGATTTAATAGCTTTATGGATCCAATAATTTCCTTTTCTGTGATTAACAGCCCATTAAGGCACAACCGATGCtttggcctctgattggctggagggaGTGGTAAGAATGGGTGGACGCGAAGGGAGGAGGAAGTTGGTGGGGGCTCTGTTTAGTGCGCCCGGCCTCAGTCGAGTGCGTAAAGCGCAGCGCAGTAGAGACTCTTTCCAGTGCGCACCGTGTCCTTGACTGCCGGGATCCATGTTTCCCCACAGACTGAACAGATCTGCCCGGTAAATGAGGCTTGACTTTTCTCTGTGATTTCTTCGCCATGAGCTGCCTGGATGTGATGTACCAAGTGTTTGGTCCTCAACCTTATTTCAGCTCCTACAGCCCGTATCACCATCAGGTATGGGTCATGTATTCCTATTTTAATGACCTCTCGCATTTTGGAATTTATATATGGGCTATTTGAACGCACAGAAAAGtttattatttagttttttttaaaggtctaCCAATCAAAAGTCGTGTTTGCCCACACGCGAACACGGGAGATTAATAAGGAACCAGcttcaagtaatttttttaaacaaaacttAATTAAAGTACAATCTTGAAAATGCGTTAAAACGCGGTTAGCTAATACAGTAATCGCAATGCACTATTCGTTTAATGCGTGGAGGATGTTGACCTGTGCGTAAAAGCTTTACGCATGACGCGCATGCCAAACTTTTTCTGTTCACTTCATTACACATTTATAGATATTAATCGTTTTTCTTTAACTTCAATACCAGGGTTGCGCGTCACACAACTATTAATTGTTTGTTATGTCCGTTTAGTTaaatcaaatagaaaaaaaaaattccttcttCAATTTATTTCCAAGTCTGAAACTGACGACCTTTTATCtaacttgaaatgtttttcaggaCATTCGTAGTAACtaattgaataaataattgaCTGAGCCAGTAGTATACCTGAAGCTTTATTTCCTTGCTGTGTGGTTCAGAGTGATTGTCGATTTAGTTGGCAGAAATAAAGatactgtattttgtatttatttctgtgtgtaaACTCTCGTGTGGAAGTTTCATGAGGCCTTTCTTGGTCTGTTTAAGGAGTTTATGCACTTTCTTCAAAGACAACATTCCAACATAGTGACAAAACTTACTTGGTTACCTAAACAGACTAAAACAACTATTCTACtgttcatgtacagtatgtgtattgCAGTTTCTTTCATAGTAAATAAGTAATGAATTGGCAGGTGAGCAGTTAGTTGTAATTGGTGATCACAAAGACACCAATATCAAGACGAATGTATAAAATGTCAGTGTAATatgtattcatttaatttaaaattttttctgtttatttacaaATAGATGGAAAATAGATTAGAAGGCCTCCTAGCCTATGACCGACCTGCTGCATTTGGAaaagaaagtaatttttttattggatttaaaagttaaatattgGGCATTAAGAGCTTTAAAGGGGCTAAAATCCTACAACTCATTTATATGAAATGTTTGTAAATAGATATTACACTGACAAACAAGTAGTTTCACATTACACATATGAATCTGGATATTTTTCATAGAAACTGGCCTTGTATTCTAAAATGCAAGAAACCCAGGATGGCAGCAGCCGGCTCGCTCCCCCCGGCCACCCAGCAATCAAAGAAGAGGATAAGGAGCTGCCACCAGGAGCTGAATACCTGAGCTCCCGCTGTGTCCTCTTCACTTATTTCCAGGGAGATATTAGTGCCGTGGTGGACGAGCACTTCAGCCGAGCCCTGAGCCACACAGCAGCGTACCCTGCATCCAGCAGCCACAAGGCCataagaggtgtgtgtgtatgtgtatgtgatGGCGGTGTTTTCTTTCAGTGTATGTCTGTTAGCGTGGAGAAGTCACTGTGATTGGACAATAGATACAGGCTAGTCAGTCAAGCGACTACTACCAGATTTGGAAAGGCCGACCCGCGGACATGGAGGTTAGCCAGTTGAGGAACGCATTATTTAAAATTTCGTCTATTTTCTAAGCATGCCTCTAAATTTCCCAACAaggacatcttttttttctaccagTATAGGTCTGACTAACCTCTATTGTCGACCAGACGCTTTGAATCCCGTTTCCTATCTGGCTGTCTTTGGACTCGAGAGTTTCAGTACAGCAGCTCCAGaacaacaaaacactttttaaaacttttttttccattgatttTCAGTTGTTACAGATTTGAGCAGAGTGTGCAGATGTCAAACTCTGATCTGTTATTTAGTGGTTGTAACGATATTACAGTTCTGCAAGGGTTAAACTTTATTCATTATGTTTGTTATTCTGAACAGAATATCGAACAAAAGGTAGATTTTTCTGTTATGACAAgttctttgttttccttttgctgTCAGGTTTGATGTAAATACACAATCCAGTCAAGATGACAAAGTGTGAAAAATGCACAAGATGTAATGTTGCAAAACAAACACTGGTTCATTTTGTCTCCTATCATTTTCTGCATATATAATTGACATTTAAGCTCATAGTACTGTTAAAAGTTAACaggatgtttcttttttgttgttgcaaacCTAAAGActaatattataaaaataaagggaaaCAGTGGGAAACTGCTGTCATTGTTCCGTTTCACTATCTTCtggtgaataaaaaaacaaatcagctAACCTTCATCTACAGCtgccttcattttctttcattgtcaAATTGTCATTCGCCACCTGAGTTTTGAATCAAACCAGAAACATTTAgagtcaaaatattttaatcagtAATTGCTTCAccaatatttgatattttttctcaaGCCGTCGTATGAAGGCAACATGAATTCCCAAAAGAGGATCTCAGAGTTGTTCTAATTATTTATAGAACATTAACTAATGATAATTTTCATCATCATGCATTTTGCAAAATATGTTATCAATTGAATAAATTTTCTACTATAAACTGTACATGAAGCCCACAGAAATTTAACATGTCTTAtttatcaataaaaatgaaatcaagtACAATTTAATTTACTACAGCTACATAGCAGGGCAGCAAATACTCAGTTTCAAGATGTATTAATAACTTGTGTTATAGTTTTATAATAAAGTCAACTGATCCATTTATCTTGAGTtaagaaacagacacaaacacgacCTGGTGATAAGCCTCAAACTCCAGTTTGAAATGATGATTTACTCTGATATTAGgttaatttagtttagtttataacCAGTTTCTTGTCTTCGCAGATGGATCATTCCCCATGAGCCAGAGAAGTTTCCCTCCATCTTTCTGGAACAGTTCCTACCAGCCGTCAGTCTCCTCTGCCCTGGGCAGCGCTCTGTCGGCTCCCCACACAGAGCTCCCTTATCCTGGGGACCCGTACACTTCTGTCTCTCTGCACAGCCACCTCCACCAGTCCAGCTCCGACGCGTGGCATCCAtcccatcaccatcatcaccaccaccaccacccttacTCTCTAGGGGGAACTCTAGGCACCCAGGGTACAGCGTACCCACGTCCGGGGGTTCATGAAATGTACAGTTCGGCGTTTGACCCACGCTACGGTTCTCTGCTGGTGCCCTCAGTAAGGCCTCATCATCGCCTGTCGTCAGGGAGCTCGGTCGCCGGGCCCAGCACCTCGCCCTGCGACCTGGTGGGGAAGGGAGAGTCAGGGACGGGTTCTACCTGGAGCGGCGCCTTTGCTGGAGCCGGAGCAGAAATTGGACTCAACATGGACTCAGGTAGAAAACAATTTTCTTATTTCGGGTGTATCTTATTTTAAGAGGTTTCAACAAAGAGCTTCACGATCTTTAGAGCACAAAGCATCTCAAATTCCGCCGCGATAAAATTACAAAGTGTTTTTAGATTTGTTTAACTCACTGATTGGATAGTTGTGAATCCCACATAATAGCTATTGCTAATCCAGCACTTTGCATACACCTTCTGAACCCCGGATGCTCTAAGTCATTCAGCCCAGTGGGAGCGATTTACACTCAGATATCACGTTCGTCAAGTGTAAACACATATTGATTCCTAGGCAGCAACTTTGGACATTGTTGGAATCAACCCcaaaatatttgatttcattATGTGGTCCTTAATTAGCAGATATGCAGCTTTTGTACGAGTGATGACATGACCACACTGTGACTTCTCACAGGAGAAATATAAAACAAGTGTGGTCAAAACTACGGTATCTCCGGAGCTTCTCAGTCATCCATTGTGTCATGGTAGATCTCTGTGTTGATGTGATCCAGCGGTGAAGTAATTGAAGCTTAATGTGTGGTAGTCTAGGGTTCAACCCatgtcaaacccaccaaagaAAGCAGCCGATACAACTTTGTGAAAAACCCCAGAAGTCATGTCTAAGCTGAGCTGACATCTGTCTCCATCTGTAACGATCCTGTTTATAAAATATGCTTTTTCCAAAtctgatttttatgttttcgATGTGACTGTTCTCACTGATTTTGCCAATACCTGTCTGATAATTTAATGCCTGAACTAACAGCTTTAAAAACAATCAGTGGCAAGGTAACAACCTGACAGCATGAAAACCAGTTTTTAAGTGAatatttttctctctgcttcAGATCAACTTACCACAAGTGGTTCTGAAGCAACAAACCAGCTGTCAATCAGCGCCTTAACTCCCCGCTGTCAACCTCCTTTTCTGTTGCTGTCTTGCTTTCATCCCTTCTGCCTCGGGCAGTTCCTCCTGCTTTTATCAACAACACATTTGCGCTTCTTTTTCTAATCTccctttctttgcttttctccTGTCcctgtcttttctcttctttctttctttccctcacTTTCAGGTCTGCAAGCACAGGATAAGAGCAAGGATTTGTATTGGTTTTAGAGACAGCTGAGATTCCACCCCACCCTCCTCATCCCCATTCCCTACACACCTACTTCAGCTGTAACCTCTTTCCTCCACTCCTGCTGTTCTCTGTTGCTCTGCTGCTGTTTATGGGATGACTGACAGAGAAACTGAAAACCCGTCAGATGGCAGTTTTGTGCTGTAACCACTTCTGGTCTGCTTGCAGCTCGGTGTTACGGCGGACTGTGCAGCGGCACAGCCCTGCTTAGCTGAAAGCCGACAGTGCAGATACACAACGAGCACGGAAACAAAAGCCTGAATGGGATCCTGAGGGCTGTGGACAAAGACAGGACTCCACTGTGTGCTTCTGTAACAGACAGAGACAACATTCCTTATCTGGTAAAAGTCTTGGGAACAGACGGACAGAGACATGTGTTCCAAAGACAAACGTCAAAGACAAGCGCTCAAAGGTCTTGGCAGGACTTGCATCGCCGCGACAACTGGGCCACAGACGCTGGAAGTGTTTTGGCTGGAGTAAAAGGCCGAGATTGCGTTGAGGAGGGCGCACAGTGAGATTCTGCAGATTGGGATCTGAACATTTCGGTTTACATGGACTGTTGGTTTGACATCAACCAAAAGAACATTGTCACATACTGTAAGAGTTAAATTAAGTAATTATTATTTCAAGTGTTCCAAGTGTAGCTTTAAGCTACTGCACCCCAATTCCATAATATATACAAACTCTAAAGAAACTTCATACATACTGGAACAAATCTGTATTGATTCATGAGTTTGCAGTGGATGTACGTACGTTATTATCTCACCAACAATGCACAAATGCAACAAtaccaaatattaaaataactaTTACCTGCTATTGTTAATCTCTTTGTTAAGGTTAATTCACATTACACAGTCACGGCATGGAAGAAATCAGCTGGAATGAAAACAGTACATGTCAGTGGACGTATGTGAATACCATTTCTTGCAACTAaattttttacagtgtacaAAAAGGCTGTTTCTAGAGAAAGCCAGGAGAAGAAGTATTGAACCTTGTATTTAACTAAAAGTACTTATACAACACAGTATAGTATACatgatgaaagaaagaaaaattagtAGCAAAAATGGCTCTCAAATAAATTTACAACATGGTGTATAGAATAGCACCAAATGGAAATACTCAAGATTTGAACCTACGGCAACTATAGGGAGGATGAATGTCTGACACTCAGCAACAGAATAATGCTAACTGGTGCAGCCACTATTGCTGTGTTACACTTCGTTTACACATTTATGAAGCAGCTTTTCACGGTCAAAGCACAGACTCAAACTCCTTTAAAAGTGAATGTAAACTTCACCCCAGTGGCTGCTGGGAGAGTGTGGGAGAGGGGAGGGGTCATGAATGAGGAGAACGACGGC from the Antennarius striatus isolate MH-2024 chromosome 19, ASM4005453v1, whole genome shotgun sequence genome contains:
- the vgll2a gene encoding transcription cofactor vestigial-like protein 2a isoform X2, whose protein sequence is MSCLDVMYQVFGPQPYFSSYSPYHHQKLALYSKMQETQDGSSRLAPPGHPAIKEEDKELPPGAEYLSSRCVLFTYFQGDISAVVDEHFSRALSHTAAYPASSSHKAIRDGSFPMSQRSFPPSFWNSSYQPSVSSALGSALSAPHTELPYPGDPYTSVSLHSHLHQSSSDAWHPSHHHHHHHHHPYSLGGTLGTQGTAYPRPGVHEMYSSAFDPRYGSLLVPSVRPHHRLSSGSSVAGPSTSPCDLVGKGESGTGSTWSGAFAGAGAEIGLNMDSGLQAQDKSKDLYWF
- the vgll2a gene encoding transcription cofactor vestigial-like protein 2a isoform X1; the encoded protein is MSCLDVMYQVFGPQPYFSSYSPYHHQKLALYSKMQETQDGSSRLAPPGHPAIKEEDKELPPGAEYLSSRCVLFTYFQGDISAVVDEHFSRALSHTAAYPASSSHKAIRDGSFPMSQRSFPPSFWNSSYQPSVSSALGSALSAPHTELPYPGDPYTSVSLHSHLHQSSSDAWHPSHHHHHHHHHPYSLGGTLGTQGTAYPRPGVHEMYSSAFDPRYGSLLVPSVRPHHRLSSGSSVAGPSTSPCDLVGKGESGTGSTWSGAFAGAGAEIGLNMDSARCYGGLCSGTALLS
- the vgll2a gene encoding transcription cofactor vestigial-like protein 2a isoform X3, with the translated sequence MSCLDVMYQVFGPQPYFSSYSPYHHQGDISAVVDEHFSRALSHTAAYPASSSHKAIRDGSFPMSQRSFPPSFWNSSYQPSVSSALGSALSAPHTELPYPGDPYTSVSLHSHLHQSSSDAWHPSHHHHHHHHHPYSLGGTLGTQGTAYPRPGVHEMYSSAFDPRYGSLLVPSVRPHHRLSSGSSVAGPSTSPCDLVGKGESGTGSTWSGAFAGAGAEIGLNMDSARCYGGLCSGTALLS